The sequence below is a genomic window from Neoarius graeffei isolate fNeoGra1 chromosome 4, fNeoGra1.pri, whole genome shotgun sequence.
agtctgaagttatctcagatcattatctcatctcattcaaactatgtctgagtaataatatatgcacctcaccacgctactgtattaaacgtacattcacgtcaactactgcacagagctttataaatgatctcccagagttatcaactttgatcgggtcactgtcagcccctgcagaacttgatcaggcaactgaatgcttagagtcaacattccgccatactttagataatgtagctcctctaaaaaggaaaatggtcagagacaaaaaattagcaccctggtataatgatgacactcgcacattaaaacagaccactcgaaaattgcaacgtaaatggcgtcaaacaaaattggtagtgttcaaattagcgtggaaggagagcttcctaaagtatagaaaagctcttagtgctgcgcgatcaacatatctctcctccctaatagaagatgacaaaaataatcctagattcctatttaatactgtagcaaaattaaccaggaataagtccactatagacacatgcacacttgcagtatgtagtagcaacgacttcatgattttttttaatgacaaaattgagaatatccgacaaaaaattcaaactactaatttaaggtcagacaatgaaagtgaccttgtagttaactatataactgtatcagatcatcagttagaatgttttactccccttaaagaaactgaattactttcattaatctctgcatcaaaagcctcaacttgcatactagatcccttacctacacgtctattcaaacagataatacctgaagtaattgaactgcttctaaaaataataaattcttctcttacgattggctatgtacccaaatcctttaaactagcagttatcaaacccctgattaaaaaacctgaccttgatccctgtcagctgtccaattatcggccaatatcaaacctcccctttatctccaagatccttgaaaaagctgtggcacagcagttatgctcatatttacataggaataacatccatgaaatgtatcagtcaggatttagacctcatcatagcacagagacagcactggttaaagtagtaaacgacctactgttggcgtctgatcagggctgtatctcgctacttgtgttgcttgaccttagtgcagcatttgataccattgatcattccattcttctggatagactagaaaatgttgtgggagttaagggaacggccctctcctggctcaggtcttatttaactgatcgttatcagtatgttgatataaatggtgatatttctagatgtactgaggtaaagtttggtgttccacaaggttctgtcttgggtccactgcttttttctctatatatgttacctctgggcggcacggtggtgtagtggttagcgctgtcgcctcacagcaagaaggtcctgggttcgagccccggggccggcgagggcctttctgtgtggagtttgcatgttctccccgtgtccgtgtgggtttcctccgggtgctccggtttcccccacagtccaaagacatgcaggttaggttaactggtgactctaaattgaccgtaggtgtgaatgtgagtgtgaatggttgtctgtgtctatgtgtcagccctgtgatgacctggcgacttgtccagggtgtaccccgcctttcgcccgtagtcagctgggataggctccagcttgcctgcgaccctgtagaaggataaagcggctagagataatgagatgagatgagatgttacctctgggtgatattattcgtaaacattgtattagtttccactgttatgctgatgacacacagttgtatgtctctgcaaaacctcatGAGAGACAccggctttatagaattgaggaatgtgttaaggacattagacactggatgcttattaatttccttctgcttaactctgacaagactgaagtacttgtactaggaccacatacagctagaagtaagttttctgattacacagtgactctggatggcctttctgtttcttcacgtgcagcagtaaaagagctcagagtgattattgaccccagtctttcattcgaaactcacattgataacatcacccggatagctttctttcatctcagaaatattgctaagataagaaatttaatgtcattacatgatgcggaaaaactagtccatgctttcgttacctccaggttggattattagggcccgagccctatgggcgaaggccctattgttcttgtaagagttcactattattattcttcttcttccgtcttcttcttcttcttcttcttccgtcttcttcttcttcttctttatttttctccgctgttgggccattttcggggcgcttgccatgggcgaaaacgcacgaaatttggcaccagttccgagaattgccaccgctactcagaaccagaagcccaaacttggccggggctccgggcctccatagcgccccctaagttgttgtgattttggcctcccgcattaaggtgcctgggtgccatgtagtttgtagtagtggcatgccatttggtacgcatatgtatctcactaagccggacaaaaatgtaatgccaatgcattagccacgcccaacaggaagtgaggtaatttcacttttgtgcgaaatgcatggccacgaagacggcgcaactcctcctagaccgttcataggaatgtcaccaaaattgatagacatcatctagagacatggctgacaaaagttactaaatacgtttcacgtaggataaaccgttcagaagttatacgtcaatcaattttcgatgcaaaattttacatgcttaaaaattcataacaaatcttctgattgctcaaaactgctcatacttcacacgcaaatcactcattgggcttctgacatgttacccaatttctgtgatatttcgccactgggggcgctatttttgggcaaaaaatccaatctttcctcaaatttggtcaaacttcacggccaccctcttcctacctcccatgtcatgtataccacattttgggaattttcgtccatggggggcgctgtttttggccgacgcaattgctccaaaacgggtttttggtaaataattccataatgcttttccttcacaccactaccttgtgagagtacattgctgttgtagacacttatttttccaactcataatcgctcatgtacagcatagcgccacctactgacatgggaaaaaccaaaacatttattcttcaaaaatcaatatctcatcttctatttactcaatcttgatcaaacttgatacgcacactcttaacaggtcacctgacatatctcccaaattttgtgaccttttgccactgggggcgctgttttcaggcaacaatttatatctcggcttctgattggtcaaacttgatcaaacttgacacaacaactcttcataggtcccttgacatgtgtaccaaatttggtgaactttcaccactgggggcgctcattgcgctgtagcagttgcaggagaggtgtttacaatcatgaggcaccaggagtatgttgttttggttgcctttaacacacatgacttgtggggaatgggtaggcagtcgggagcaagtgttgtagcgttacatacagactaatagatgtctaacagaagacaatcctatgtagctatagcttggtgactgatgaggtaaatacattaatttggttggaaagccatggcataaaatgttctgtccatgacaacatctcagcgcaccgtgtactctgtgtccaattctgtgctttgtcgccattgtgggagtaatgtctcttgccgaagaagctgtggaaggtttttcgcagggacgcatgcccccgccccccttggccgctggcgcgagggcccgtcgaggccgcttgcggctttaattgtaatgccttactgtctggatgttccaataagtgcataaacaagctccagttagttcaatatgcagcagcaagagtccttactagaactagaaaatatgaccacatcatccctgtcttatccacactgcattggctcccaatcaaatttcgtattgattacaaaatactactattgacctttaaagcactgaatggtctcgcaccacagtacctgagtgaacttctgctcctctatgacccgccacgcctacttagatcaaaaggtgcaggctatctgctggtatagtgaaggctacatcagggggcagagccttttcttacaaagccccacagttatggaacagccttccaagtagtgtccgggaatcagacacagtctcagtgtttaagtctaggctgaaaacatatctgtttagtcaagccttttgttaatggtgtttgaggtaaaggtgtagatctagagggtcctcagacatagtgttttggtaaactgggatgtatggatgctgtcagtccccactcgcttgctcactcgagtttgttgacggtgtagtggctgctgctttatgtcccggggctccctcatgcctgtgttaccttctggctctccccttttagttatgctgtcatagttagttgccggagtccctgcttgtactcagtgcaatatgtatactgttcctacttattcaggtgacattgggcatacctaacaacctgcgttttctttcccccccccccaaatctgtccctctgagttacatggagtcaacggaaatcttttggtggagagggttggagacctcgactggctatcgtagcctgcagggaatcggccgtcagacattctgtcacatgtcccagacccggtgaaatgtaactgaattgtcttggccagccctaagggtcccatctgcatctcatcattgctgaggagtgtgctcccatcacccaatcaagcatccagccagagcaggtcatgatattttttaaccatattaacatgccattgttgtgtattatgcctgaagtctctgcgagcctaccacacagatttaatacgtgtcatttttagggtatacctaacaacctgtgtgtcgtccccccccccagtctgtccctctgagttacatgttggtcctgggattgagatgctggcctcttctgccccttggacctgcttgatccatcctggtgccctgtgtctggttggagttttatcgcatcactcctgtgaaggacggccccatgaggacagttgagggttatacctggaggatgctctggactcttacagtaatgcttttatggctgaggactacagttggcttgctaactttaggactgcagttgtcatgaacagttttgcactcaagtttccatcaatgaagagtttataacatcaacgaaactgtgttcatgttaaaactgttaatgttatagtcatgctgtctgttgttgtccaaatgaggatgggttcccttttgagtctggttcctctcgaggtttcttcctcatgtcgtctgagggagtttttccttgccaccgtcgccacaggcttgctcattggggagagattagggacaaaattagctcatgttttaagtcgttcaaattctgtaaagctgctttgcgacaatgtttattgttaaaagcgctatacaaataaacttgacttgacttaaaaatggcgccctcttgcggtcttgctattgttgttggtcttaacacccccccccatgtaagcagttctttcctctagcccagtaaagagctggtgctaccctggaaccggtttttctggccccagagccagttctttgtcggtggaaacagaaaacccggttccaaactaagcactggccccgaaccagccctggaactgatttggtggaaaagggctatgtGTAAAAGAGCAGTATTTGCCTCCTTTTTCTCTTGCCCATGTTCAGTTTCATTAAACGGCATATTATGGGTAAAACCATGACTTGTTCTTCCCAGTTACATCCCATGATGTTATTTTTGCCTTGTTTTTTTCTGCTTGTTTAGGCCTGGGCGAGTCAAAAGCAGCAAAGGCCCCTGCAGTTGTGGGTGAGCCAGCTCCTGCCGAGTTTCTGAAGCAGGTGTGTGACGGCTTGAACACCGGGCCTGTAGTGTTGATCAGCCCCTCTCTCAGTGGCATGTATTCGCTGCCCTTTCTCTTCCAGCACTCTGAGCTGTTGAAAGCCTATATTCCCGTAGCTCCCATCTGCACGGAGAAGTTCACAGCCGAACAGTATAAGGCTGTACAGGTcagtggttttgtgtgtgtgagtacatGTGTGTGAGTACATGTGTGTGAGTGATGGGATACAGTGCCTGTATTTATTGTGATAAGCATCTTAAACTTGGCTTGGCCTGGTACTGGGCTAGCCACCCTTTAGATAATTTCCTGTTTAAGAAGGCGTAAAACAATAAACAGACAGGTTGTTTTCAGAATACCAAGCTAGTATAATATTTCTGCATGCAGAGTGCTGTCGTCAATTTTCTGTTTATTTTCTCACAGCAGCCATCTACATTCAGCCAATTTACTGTTAGTGTAAAATGTAACCGTGTTTGTTTGTATGAGGGAAGTTTCCTTCAAAACTAGTGGAGTATTTCCGTTTGCTTTTTGCCTTGCCAAATACAAGCAAAAGTCACTTTCTGACTGTGACCTCATGTAGGTAGCCTCTAAAATGTTCCTGCTACATCACATTTGTACTCAGATTTTCCCTAATTTCACTCTATTCTGGTCTTGGTCAGCATCCCCaccaccagccagctctcccaGATCATACCACAGCTACCAAATGGGGAGTGCAAACACGTTTTTCCTGTGAGAGATGGAAAGCCAGCCACTACATCCATTCAGCAATGTCACATAGTTGTATCCCTAATACAGGACACAGTTGCCCCTTAGTAAGAAAGATAATGCCCATAGCTGCAGAACCAATGGGTACATAAATCCTATAGGCAACTATTAATGCAGATGAGAAGGCTGGACCTAACATCGCTGGCAGAAACcgggtaaaagaaaaaaaacgcaCTGCACCTATCACGAGTACCTAGCAGGTCTTTGGTGCACAGGCCTTGAGGGATGATCTGAGTTAATGGAGTCTGTTTATTTGTCCAGTTGCAGAGTTTGCCCAAATTGCCTGATCATGCAATCCAGGACTAAGAGTACTGAAATGCTGGAAAATTTCAGCTTGGCCTGAATGAACCACAATGGGACTCGGTGAACTTAATGTATGGCAAAGGACAatacctacagtggggcaaaaaagtatttcgtcagccaccaattgtgcaagttctcccacttaaaaagatgagagaggcctgtaattttcatcataggtatacctcaactgagAGAAaacgagggaaaaaaaaatccagaaaatcacattgtctgatttttaaagaatttatttgcaaattatggtggaaaataagtatttggtcaataacaaaagttcatctcaatactttgttatataccctttgttggcaatgacagaggtcaaacatttactgtaagtcttcacaaggttttcacacactgttgctggtattttggcccattcctccatgcagatctcctctagagcagtgatgttttggggctgtcgctgggcaacacggactttcaactccctccaaagattttctatggggttgaggtctggagactggctaggccactccaggaccttgaaatgcttcttatgaagccactccttcgttgcccgggcggtgtgtttgggatcattgtcatgctgaaagacccagccacgtttcatcttcaatgcccttgctgatggaaggaggttttcactcaaaatctcacgatacatggccccattcattctttccttcacACGGattagtcgtcctggtccctttgcagaaaaacagccccaaagcatgatgtttccacccccatgcttcacagtaggtatggtgttctttggatgcacctctgcattctttctcctccaaacacgacaagttgagtttttaccaaaaagttctattttggtttcatctgaccatatggcattctcccaatcctcttctggatcatccaaatgctctctagcaaacttcagacgggcctggacatgtactggcttaagcaggggggcacgtctggcactgcaggatttgagtccatagcagcgtagtgtgttactgatggtagcctttgttactttggtcccagctctctgcaggtcattcgctaggtccccccgtgtggttctgggatttttgctcaccgttcttgtgatcattttgaccccacggggtgagatcttgcgtggagccccagatcgagggagattatcagtggtcttgtatgtcttccattttctaataattgctcccacagttgatttcttcacaccaagctgcttacctattgcagattcggtcttcccagcctggtgcaggtctacaattttttgtttctggtgtcctttgacagctctttggttttggccatagtggagtttggagtgtgactgtttgaggttgtggacaggtgtcttttatactgataacgagttcaaacaggtgccattaatccaggtaacgagtggaggacagaggagcctcttaaagaagttgttacaggtctgtgagagccagaaatcttgcttgtttgtaggtgaccaaatacttattttaccgaggaatttaccaattaattcattaaaaatcctacaatgtgatttcctggattctttccccctattctgtgtctcatagttgaagtgtacctatgatgaaaattacaggcctctctcatctttttaagtgggagaacttgcacaattggtggctgactaaatacttttttgccccactgtacttatTTACTTTAGACTCACTTAGAAGACTGAGCCAACTGTGACTCAGGCACAATCCCTGAAAGTAAATACTAACTGGCTATTCTAATTTGCAGAAGTGCTAATTCAAAAGTGATGTTGAGGTTGGGCAAGGAAGCTCTGAAAATGGATAGATAAACACCTGTCTTCAGCGCTACCTCCTTACCTAGCCACTGGACATGGCTAATCTAGTCAAAGCCTTTCCATATATTGCAGGTCTCCATCATTCACTGTGGTTCCACAGTGGGACCTTTTATGCAGCTTGTAATATGAGGAAAGGAATGATGCAGATATAAAGTGGCTTTTGGTTATGACAGTTTTTTTCTTCTGGCCATGACAATAGGCAGACAAGGGTGCAAACTATATTCATTATCGATCAGCAAGTCATGTTTGAGTGCTGAAGTTGGGGATGCTGTGGCAGAACCTAACAATCCTGCCAAAGGTATTGTTGCCAGAGTATATCAGTAAATCTCTCAGGTTATCTGCTCTTACAGGTGAGAATATGCCCTACGTCCAATGAGGGTTTTCAAGTTCTATGTTTAAATGACTGCCACCTGTAGTCTGCTGTGTAAAGATAGATTAGCCAATTGGGGATGTGGTACAGTGCTCATGTGACACTGTGATTGTGCATTTattgtgttcattcattcatcttcactatCTTCAGAGTCACTATACATttatattaatggcatttagcaaatgctcttatccagagcgacatataacacacccagagcagcccagggagcagttaggggtttggggccttgctcaaaggcacttcaagccattcctgctggtccagggacttgaaccagcaaccttttggtcccaaagctgtttctctaaccattaggccatgtagTTTAAATGACTTATTTCTTTGTACTTTGGAATAATATTGTTGAACTAACCATGTTTATTAGAAAATATCACAGGCAAGAACAAACAAAAGTAACAGCAGGAGAGGGTGGGATTTGGGAAACTTTCTTTGGGAAAGGGAAGACTGGTCAGAATTCTCATTTTCAATAAACTCTAGTATGGGCCGCATTTAAGATTGCTGCTTGGTATTGTCAGGCGAGGTGAGCCATCAGGACGTGTTACGAACCCTTGTGATGACATTGATATTTGGTCTCCACTAGTTCTGGTCCAGAATGGAAGATTACCCATGGAACTGTGGTTCTATGAGTGGAGTGCAATTCCTGCATTTCCAGGGTTACCAAATGAAAATCAAGCCATCCAAATCCAAAAAGTTAAAATAACCGTTCTCTTATTCCTTTGGGCTTTATGGCACGACCTGAAATTTACTGAAGATGTTCAGCCTGCTGTTCATGCCTCCAGTTTCTCTGTAAAACTTTTCGTGGAAGCCCTGCAACATGAGAGCTTGTGTCTAATTCGTTCTTGAGAATAAAATAACAAGGACATAAGATTAAGAGCGGCACgctggcaagaaggtccgggttcgagccccgtggccggcgagggcctttctgtgcggagtttgcatattctccccgtgtccgcgtgggtttcctccgggtgctccggtttcccccacagtccaaagacatgcaggttaggttaactggtgactctaaattgaccgtaggtgtgaatgtgagtgtgaatggttgtctgtgtctatgtgtcagccctgcgatgacctggcgacttgtccagggtgtaccccgcctttcgcccatagtcagctgggataggctccagcttgcctgcgaccctgtagaacaggataaagcggctagagataatgagatgagatgggagaaTGAGAAGATTACTCATGCTTTCAAGTTGCATAAGTAATTGCCCCATTAGATAATATATGATAACTTATTATGGTATAAGATTAAAAAATAGCACAATTCTGAATATTGTCGCACATCATTGTGATAAATAAATGCATTGCATGTTCTGTGGCATAATTATTATAGGTTTAACAGATTTTAGTTCTAGTAAATGTTTGAGGTGTAATTGTCCTGTATGAGATTTTTCTGTTTCTTTATAGGTCCCCACTCTTATTGTGTATGGAGATCAGGACACACAGTTGGGGGAAGTGTCACTAAACAACCTAAAGAATCTGCCCAATCACAAGGTGGTGGTAATGCAGGGGGCCGGGCATCCCTGTTACCTTGACGACCCGGTGACTTGGCATAAAGTTGTTCTTGAGTTTTTGCACACACTATTGTAATCTAAAGACTCTTTGAAACCACATCACTTTTAACTCTGGAGTTATTACACAGTGATTACTTTGATTTCTATTAATGATCAAAAGGTATGTTTAGTTTCATCCCAATTTAGTTCGTACCCATTCCTATCTCATTAGCTAGGTCTCCCTCTGTCGTATTACAGCTATCGGTACAGAATAGCAATGGGTTAGGCCTGAACTTAGAGAGTACAAAATCCCCTGCTTAAGTCAACACACAGACCCTTATAATTGGTATCAAACTAATTGGCAGAGGGAGAAAGAAATTGGCCATCGTTTCACCTAATCAGGGAGGAATTATGGCCATGGCTTTGTCATTTTGGACctaatgattgaaaaaaatcttaCACAGTTGCACCCCATTTGGATATTTTATAATGCACACAGTATAAAAACATTTGATTGCTTCATTGCCTCTGctgactttgttggaggaggtcatgtttttgcccttttttttttttaactcttcccactgtaactcaaaaagtcgcaGACGGATGTTGATAAAACTTTGGAGAAAAgtgggccatggaccaaggaacaattgattcgattttgatgaaaatctggatatgtatgtggatccaggatttttttttttttttgtctgttcccaatgtacctcaaaaagtagtgaacaaattatgatgaaattttgaggacagacgagccatgggccaaagaacaattgataagattttgaggcaaatctggatatgtggctagacagaggtacagtggtgcttgaaagtttgtggaccctttagaattttctatatttctgcataaatatgacctaaaacatcatcagattttcacacaagtcctaaaagtggataaagagaacccagttaaacaaatgagacaaaatattaaacttggtcatttatttattgaggaaaatgatccaatattacatgtctgtaagtggcaaaagtatgtgaacctttgctttcagtatctggtgtgacccccttgtgcaacaataactgcatctaaacgtttccggtaactgttgatcagtcctgcacaccggcttggaggaattttagcccattcctccgtacagaacagcttcagctctgggatgttggtgggtttcctcacatgttcCTCACATTGTCCttacacaacattttgattggattaaggtcaggactctgacttggccattccaaaacatgaactttattcttctttaaccattctttggtagaacgacttgtgtgcttagggtcattgtcttgctccatgacccaccttctcttgagattcagttaatggacagatgtcctgacattttcctttagaattcgatggcataaatcagaattcattgttccatcaataatggcaagccgtcctggcccagatgcagcaaaacag
It includes:
- the abhd14b gene encoding protein ABHD14B, with the translated sequence MVGSTHSLTHAHNERERERVESELWSVCIAAVKDFSNSFLIKRGCCSVSASRMSVTEGRVSVGMCSEPLFYRQALPAAGERKLCVLLLHGIRFSSHNWLSIGSLSALAAAGFRALAIDLPGLGESKAAKAPAVVGEPAPAEFLKQVCDGLNTGPVVLISPSLSGMYSLPFLFQHSELLKAYIPVAPICTEKFTAEQYKAVQVPTLIVYGDQDTQLGEVSLNNLKNLPNHKVVVMQGAGHPCYLDDPVTWHKVVLEFLHTLL